Proteins encoded by one window of Flavobacterium sp. N502540:
- a CDS encoding TonB-dependent receptor: MKHIISACFFLFSWGVFSQNVTITVDKSVTLKEFFKQIESQSDFKFAHTDQINTNQKYFTETKTYKNISVKELVNELNKSAAVQFSIVGNNIFVKQKVTKAPKKKNKLSGQVFDENKQPVIGANIFIKELSTGATTDADGKFSISLDKGNYTVLISYLGLKNNEKQIVVSDDSRINFYMDSDSHELEQVVVTTNKAVDVKNTQMSVNKLSMAEIKRIPVAMGEADPLKSILTLPGVTNAGELSSGFNVRGGAADQNLILVDGGPVYADSHMFGFFSIFNPDIVSGLDLYKGGIPSKYGGRVSSVLDITQQSGDFEKYKVNGGIGLISSRLLVQGPIQKEKGSFIIAGRASYAHLFMKLADSKNSVMFYDLNAKFNYRLGANNTLSFSGYFGNDLFDLNNFFNSTYGNTMGILSWKHKFSENLNTNLSVYFSDYKFNLDLDREGFKWNNNIQTYGLKYGWSQNVSEKLKLNYGIDGQYYDFNPGTVKPTNTTSQFNYKQLDKKYAFESSVYLDFEHQITEKLNLRYGLRYSMFYRLGGEEINTYEDGKAVVFNPLYKIYEEGTPTGSITYKKGATISKFDNFEPRAAVSYAFNETTSVKASYNRMAQYIHMLSNTQFPLPTTIWTPSGPFTKPQLLDQYAVGYFKNFKDNEYSFEGELFYKKIKNRIDYIDGADILANNNIEQVILNGKARSYGMELMLRKNTGAFTGWVSYTLSRAEQKTPGRTPEEPGVANGKWYLSGYDKLHNLSIVGNYEYSKKWSFNANFSLQSGQPVTYANGYYEFGGINVPNFSLRNENRLPLFHHLDLAATYTPKPDKKKGWQSYWVFSLYNVYNRKNAAAMTFATNEDTGMNETKRLSIFGVVPGVSYNFKF; the protein is encoded by the coding sequence ATGAAGCATATAATTTCAGCGTGCTTTTTTTTATTCAGCTGGGGAGTGTTTTCTCAAAACGTAACCATAACTGTTGATAAATCAGTAACACTAAAAGAATTCTTTAAACAAATTGAAAGTCAGAGTGATTTCAAATTTGCGCATACAGACCAAATCAATACCAATCAAAAGTATTTTACCGAAACAAAGACTTATAAAAATATCAGCGTAAAAGAATTGGTCAATGAACTTAATAAAAGCGCAGCGGTTCAGTTTTCTATCGTTGGCAATAATATTTTTGTAAAGCAAAAAGTAACCAAAGCACCTAAAAAAAAAAATAAGCTGAGCGGTCAGGTTTTTGACGAGAACAAGCAGCCGGTTATTGGAGCAAATATTTTCATAAAAGAACTTTCTACCGGTGCTACAACTGATGCAGACGGAAAATTCTCGATATCACTGGATAAAGGAAACTACACCGTATTGATCAGCTATCTGGGCTTGAAAAACAACGAAAAACAAATTGTAGTTTCTGACGATTCAAGAATCAATTTTTATATGGATTCAGACAGTCATGAGCTGGAGCAGGTAGTAGTAACCACCAATAAGGCTGTGGATGTTAAAAATACTCAAATGAGTGTAAACAAACTTTCGATGGCCGAGATCAAACGAATTCCGGTTGCAATGGGAGAAGCTGATCCTTTAAAATCGATATTGACATTACCCGGAGTAACCAACGCCGGAGAACTTTCGTCGGGTTTTAACGTCCGCGGTGGTGCGGCCGATCAAAACCTGATTCTCGTAGATGGTGGTCCGGTTTATGCTGATTCTCACATGTTTGGTTTTTTCTCAATTTTTAATCCTGATATTGTGAGTGGATTAGATTTATATAAAGGAGGAATTCCTTCTAAATATGGAGGACGAGTTTCTTCTGTTCTGGATATCACACAGCAAAGCGGGGATTTTGAAAAGTACAAAGTTAACGGAGGTATCGGTTTGATTTCAAGTCGCTTGTTGGTGCAGGGACCTATTCAAAAAGAAAAAGGATCTTTTATTATTGCAGGACGTGCTTCGTATGCCCATTTATTCATGAAACTGGCTGATAGCAAAAACTCCGTTATGTTTTATGATTTAAATGCTAAGTTCAATTATCGTTTAGGAGCCAATAATACATTGTCTTTTTCAGGGTATTTTGGGAATGACCTTTTTGATCTTAATAATTTTTTTAATAGTACTTACGGAAATACAATGGGGATTTTAAGCTGGAAGCATAAGTTTTCCGAGAATTTAAATACCAACTTGTCCGTTTACTTTAGTGATTATAAGTTTAATCTGGATCTGGATAGAGAAGGCTTTAAATGGAACAATAACATTCAGACTTATGGCCTTAAATATGGTTGGAGTCAGAACGTATCAGAAAAATTAAAACTGAATTACGGAATAGACGGTCAATATTACGATTTTAATCCCGGAACCGTAAAGCCTACCAACACAACTTCACAGTTTAACTACAAACAGTTGGATAAAAAGTATGCTTTTGAATCTTCTGTTTATCTGGACTTTGAGCATCAGATTACAGAAAAACTGAACCTTCGATACGGACTTCGTTACAGTATGTTTTATCGTTTAGGTGGGGAAGAAATCAATACTTATGAAGATGGGAAAGCAGTAGTTTTTAATCCGTTGTATAAAATTTACGAAGAAGGAACTCCAACGGGGAGTATCACTTATAAAAAAGGAGCGACCATCAGTAAGTTTGATAATTTCGAACCTCGTGCTGCAGTATCGTATGCTTTTAATGAGACTACTTCGGTAAAAGCGAGTTATAACCGAATGGCACAGTACATTCACATGTTGTCGAATACGCAGTTTCCCTTGCCAACAACGATTTGGACACCAAGCGGTCCTTTTACAAAACCGCAGCTTTTGGATCAGTATGCCGTAGGTTATTTTAAGAACTTTAAAGATAATGAATACTCTTTCGAAGGAGAGTTGTTTTATAAAAAAATCAAAAACCGTATTGATTATATAGACGGAGCCGATATTTTGGCCAATAACAATATAGAACAGGTGATTTTGAATGGTAAAGCCAGATCATACGGTATGGAATTAATGTTGCGAAAAAATACAGGAGCATTTACCGGTTGGGTTTCGTATACCTTATCCAGAGCTGAACAAAAAACACCTGGCAGAACACCCGAAGAACCCGGAGTCGCAAATGGTAAGTGGTATTTATCAGGGTATGATAAACTGCACAATTTGAGTATTGTAGGAAATTATGAATACAGTAAAAAATGGTCTTTTAATGCAAATTTCAGTTTGCAGTCAGGTCAGCCGGTAACGTATGCTAATGGGTATTATGAGTTTGGAGGTATTAATGTTCCGAACTTCTCCTTAAGGAATGAAAACAGATTGCCTCTTTTCCACCATCTGGATCTGGCAGCAACTTATACGCCAAAACCGGATAAAAAGAAAGGATGGCAGAGCTACTGGGTATTTAGTCTTTATAATGTGTACAACCGAAAGAATGCAGCTGCGATGACTTTTGCAACAAATGAAGATACAGGGATGAATGAGACTAAAAGGCTTTCTATTTTTGGAGTAGTACCGGGAGTTTCTTATAATTTTAAATTTTAA
- a CDS encoding FecR family protein yields the protein MNDKKVEEELKKIWDDVPISHSDEEKEASWEAFQSKAFPSKKQRFKAWHYAAAAAVLLFAFIGVGLFFNKEQNQQEIKLTSNVIENTTSIVKTIFLPDSSKVELSPDSRIEYADNFKTNRKIEIKGEAYFHVTKDKKHPFQVFCNETTTTVLGTSFLVKGYTQKEVSVALFEGSVEMSVKDQTQKWILVPGEKFTYANNTVEVSEFERFTDFENEKLTVLAAYIKTNYGYTVKFPKEYYDQHITLRINKKEDLEIIIQLISEMYNLNFEINEKLKEVTFQ from the coding sequence ATGAATGATAAAAAAGTAGAAGAAGAATTGAAGAAGATTTGGGATGATGTCCCCATTTCGCATTCTGATGAAGAAAAAGAGGCTTCGTGGGAAGCATTTCAATCCAAAGCCTTTCCTTCAAAAAAACAAAGATTTAAAGCATGGCATTATGCCGCAGCGGCAGCCGTTTTACTTTTTGCGTTTATCGGAGTGGGACTTTTCTTTAATAAAGAGCAGAACCAGCAGGAAATTAAATTGACTTCAAACGTAATTGAAAATACTACTTCAATTGTAAAAACGATTTTTTTACCGGATAGTTCTAAAGTGGAGTTAAGTCCTGATTCCAGAATCGAGTATGCCGATAATTTTAAGACTAACCGTAAAATTGAGATTAAAGGAGAAGCTTACTTTCATGTAACAAAAGATAAAAAACATCCCTTTCAGGTTTTTTGCAATGAAACGACAACCACTGTTTTAGGAACATCTTTCTTAGTAAAAGGATACACCCAAAAGGAAGTCTCGGTAGCCCTTTTTGAAGGAAGCGTTGAGATGAGCGTAAAAGACCAGACTCAAAAATGGATACTCGTACCCGGTGAAAAATTTACGTATGCCAATAATACTGTTGAGGTGTCTGAATTTGAAAGATTTACCGATTTTGAAAATGAAAAGTTAACCGTTCTTGCCGCCTACATTAAAACAAACTATGGCTACACGGTGAAATTTCCAAAGGAATATTACGATCAGCACATTACATTGAGAATCAATAAAAAAGAAGATTTAGAAATAATTATCCAGTTAATTTCCGAAATGTATAACCTAAATTTTGAAATAAATGAAAAATTGAAAGAAGTTACTTTTCAATAG
- a CDS encoding RNA polymerase sigma factor has product MDNRKFILSLKKGNEAAFREAYLNYYDKLINIAKRFNFTVLTPQDFVQETFLRVYNKRELLHEDVLFDKQLFVICKNIILNHLNRENKIVQLEPSHVVMEKEDNDHEIFEERQEILNNLINELPEQQQKIYTLHKLENLSYKEIAALTDLSEKTIANHIYLASKFIRKKVENH; this is encoded by the coding sequence ATGGATAACAGGAAGTTTATTTTAAGTTTAAAAAAAGGGAATGAGGCCGCTTTCAGGGAAGCATACCTTAATTACTACGATAAACTGATAAACATTGCCAAACGCTTTAATTTTACAGTACTTACCCCACAGGATTTTGTTCAGGAGACTTTTTTACGAGTATACAATAAAAGAGAATTACTTCATGAAGATGTTTTATTTGACAAACAATTATTTGTGATCTGCAAAAACATCATCCTTAATCATCTCAACAGAGAAAATAAAATAGTACAACTCGAACCTTCACATGTTGTGATGGAAAAAGAGGATAACGATCATGAAATTTTTGAGGAAAGACAGGAAATACTAAATAATTTAATAAATGAGCTTCCTGAACAACAGCAAAAAATCTATACTTTACATAAACTGGAAAACCTTAGTTATAAGGAGATTGCAGCTTTAACGGATCTTTCTGAAAAGACCATAGCCAATCATATTTATCTCGCTAGTAAATTTATTCGAAAAAAAGTCGAAAACCATTAG
- a CDS encoding alkaline phosphatase, with protein MKKIIILFSLHFFLFAQAQEYSSANIHSHNDNAGKLPFYEAYSNEAGVIEADVFLSNNELLVAHTSAEIKTYNTLRSLYLDPLSKKIKNLEGKVYPENKPLILMIDIKSEADTTLKVIVQQLKTYPDLTSNKNLKVVISGNRPEPLNWNQYPEFIYFDGRRNETYSPEQLSRVEMISEDLKELTVWNGKGVMTQADLEKVQSVIKKVHAQNKKIRFWSTSDNVNTWMTLMNLKVDYIGTDNVPALTQFIQKIKTTFYQNTSFYQAYKPKNTALFSKNSRPKNVILLIGDGMGLTQIYAGYTANKGQLNLFNIPTQGLSITKSSDSYITDSAAGATAMATGHKTNNRFISVDENGKGLELITQQLARKKYKTAIISAGNITDATPAAFYAHQSERTLSEPIAADFLANPSDILIGGGTKEFNNRKDGRDLSKMITEKGYTFSDQFKSLDTIKNSRFIVVDDASVVSMKEGRGDFLAKSLAKTTTVFSKTKNPFFVMAEGAQIDYGGHKNDLEYVVREMLDFDKLVGQAMEFVDQNQETLLIVTADHETGGLSLIDGSIEKGYVQGSFSTNDHTAVPVPVFAYGPGAANFMGVYQNTEIYSKILEALLIK; from the coding sequence ATGAAAAAAATAATTATACTTTTTAGCCTTCATTTTTTTCTGTTTGCGCAGGCACAGGAATACAGTTCTGCTAATATTCATTCGCACAATGATAATGCAGGTAAATTGCCTTTTTATGAAGCCTATTCCAATGAAGCCGGCGTTATCGAAGCGGATGTTTTTCTGAGCAATAATGAGCTTTTGGTAGCACATACTTCAGCCGAAATCAAAACGTACAATACACTGCGAAGTCTTTATTTGGACCCTTTGTCGAAGAAGATAAAAAACTTAGAAGGTAAAGTTTACCCTGAGAATAAGCCTTTAATCCTAATGATCGATATAAAATCAGAAGCTGATACTACACTTAAAGTGATTGTGCAACAGCTTAAAACGTATCCCGATTTGACTTCAAACAAAAATCTAAAAGTAGTTATTTCAGGAAACAGACCTGAACCATTAAACTGGAATCAATATCCTGAGTTTATCTATTTTGACGGAAGAAGAAATGAAACCTATTCTCCGGAGCAATTGTCACGTGTCGAAATGATTAGCGAAGATTTAAAAGAACTCACCGTTTGGAACGGAAAAGGAGTAATGACCCAGGCTGATTTAGAAAAAGTACAGTCGGTCATTAAAAAAGTTCATGCACAGAATAAAAAAATCAGGTTCTGGTCAACATCCGATAATGTAAACACCTGGATGACTTTAATGAATTTAAAAGTCGATTATATAGGTACTGATAATGTGCCGGCATTGACACAGTTCATTCAGAAAATAAAAACTACTTTTTATCAGAACACGTCATTTTATCAGGCCTATAAACCTAAGAATACAGCTTTATTTTCTAAAAACAGCCGTCCGAAAAATGTAATTCTGCTTATTGGCGACGGAATGGGACTTACTCAGATTTACGCCGGTTATACAGCCAATAAAGGACAACTGAACCTTTTTAATATTCCGACTCAGGGATTGTCGATCACTAAATCGTCAGACAGTTATATTACCGATTCGGCTGCGGGAGCTACAGCAATGGCAACAGGTCATAAAACCAATAACCGATTTATCAGTGTCGATGAAAACGGAAAAGGGTTGGAACTAATCACTCAGCAACTGGCCAGGAAAAAGTATAAAACGGCTATTATTTCGGCAGGAAATATTACGGATGCTACCCCGGCAGCTTTTTACGCGCATCAATCTGAAAGAACTTTAAGTGAACCAATTGCTGCAGATTTTCTTGCTAATCCGTCTGATATTTTGATTGGAGGAGGCACAAAAGAATTTAATAACAGAAAAGACGGTAGAGACCTGTCTAAAATGATAACGGAGAAAGGCTATACTTTTTCAGATCAGTTTAAAAGTCTGGACACCATTAAAAATTCACGATTTATAGTAGTAGATGATGCTTCGGTAGTTTCGATGAAAGAGGGAAGAGGTGATTTTTTAGCAAAATCTTTGGCGAAGACGACAACCGTTTTTTCAAAAACAAAAAATCCCTTTTTTGTAATGGCTGAAGGTGCACAAATTGATTATGGCGGACATAAAAATGACCTGGAATATGTGGTTCGTGAAATGCTTGATTTTGATAAACTGGTAGGACAAGCCATGGAATTTGTCGATCAGAACCAGGAAACACTTTTAATCGTAACAGCAGATCACGAAACCGGAGGACTTTCCTTAATTGATGGAAGCATCGAAAAAGGTTATGTACAGGGCAGTTTTAGTACAAACGATCACACAGCGGTACCTGTTCCGGTTTTTGCATATGGACCCGGAGCTGCCAATTTTATGGGAGTCTATCAAAACACAGAAATCTACTCTAAAATACTCGAAGCGCTTTTAATCAAATAA
- a CDS encoding RagB/SusD family nutrient uptake outer membrane protein, with translation MKNLSLLLWSFVLLMSMSACENELDLVPQGAPSSGNFWKTPADAKAGVNAIYALYSDDNMYGRGFFWLNNASDDIGTKPRQNAERIKNFIVDGAESDTKDIWRLHYEVMKRCNDVIRNIPKISLDDKTKNMMLGEAYFNHAVMHLELAYHYGDDRAGIPIQDRENPTNVYVPRAKNVAENYAYIAADLIKAADLLPYFSELSSDNYGRAHKTAAWGYLVRTYLYAKDWDNAIKYANMIVNSGKHKLLDNFEDVFKIKNNWSSEYIWSVTSSAENTSLGSIFPGVCLEDKGWGVYNGWGNFYPTKELFDTYDSADKRRSATILQKGDKFMYFGELATFNEGKYIVSSSNRTGYQFKKYMEPFGYPKTTSGGIDIRYVNANGDKPSTALNLPLLRYADVILMLAEAKLMKGLSADTEINMIRNRAGLPSIGGATLTDLKKERRCELAGEWTDRHFDLVRWGDAQATYAKPLHHYNGTVIYPARNFNPAIHHVWPIPPDEIAVSKGALFQNKGW, from the coding sequence ATGAAAAATTTAAGTCTTTTACTATGGAGTTTTGTGCTTTTAATGAGCATGTCGGCTTGCGAAAATGAACTTGATTTAGTACCTCAGGGAGCACCTTCAAGTGGTAATTTCTGGAAAACACCTGCTGATGCAAAAGCAGGAGTGAATGCGATTTATGCACTCTATTCAGATGATAATATGTACGGTCGCGGATTTTTCTGGCTGAACAATGCAAGTGATGATATCGGAACGAAACCAAGACAAAATGCGGAACGAATCAAAAATTTTATTGTAGACGGAGCAGAATCAGATACCAAAGACATTTGGAGACTTCACTATGAAGTAATGAAACGTTGTAACGATGTGATTCGCAATATTCCGAAAATCTCTTTAGACGATAAAACAAAAAACATGATGTTGGGAGAAGCCTACTTCAATCATGCTGTAATGCATCTGGAATTGGCCTATCACTACGGAGATGACCGTGCCGGGATTCCAATTCAGGACAGAGAAAATCCAACCAATGTATATGTGCCGCGTGCTAAAAACGTAGCCGAAAACTACGCCTATATCGCTGCCGATCTCATTAAAGCTGCCGATTTATTGCCTTATTTCAGTGAACTTAGTTCAGACAATTACGGACGTGCTCATAAAACTGCAGCATGGGGATATTTGGTGCGTACCTATTTGTATGCAAAAGACTGGGACAATGCGATTAAGTATGCTAATATGATTGTCAACAGTGGAAAACACAAATTACTGGATAATTTCGAAGATGTTTTTAAAATTAAAAACAACTGGTCGTCAGAGTACATTTGGTCCGTAACCTCGAGTGCCGAAAACACAAGCTTAGGATCTATTTTTCCGGGAGTATGTCTGGAAGATAAAGGCTGGGGAGTTTACAACGGCTGGGGAAATTTTTATCCTACTAAAGAATTGTTCGATACGTATGATTCTGCTGATAAAAGACGAAGTGCCACAATTCTTCAAAAAGGAGACAAGTTTATGTACTTTGGTGAATTAGCCACTTTTAATGAAGGAAAATATATTGTCAGTTCAAGTAACAGAACCGGTTATCAGTTTAAAAAATACATGGAGCCCTTCGGTTATCCAAAAACTACTTCGGGCGGAATTGATATTCGTTATGTAAATGCAAACGGAGACAAACCTTCAACAGCTTTAAACCTGCCTCTTTTGCGTTATGCGGATGTAATCCTGATGTTGGCTGAGGCAAAATTAATGAAAGGACTAAGTGCTGATACCGAAATAAACATGATTCGAAATCGTGCCGGTTTACCAAGCATTGGAGGAGCCACACTAACAGATCTGAAAAAAGAAAGACGTTGTGAGCTGGCAGGAGAATGGACTGACCGTCATTTCGATTTAGTACGCTGGGGCGATGCTCAGGCGACTTATGCAAAACCTTTACACCATTACAACGGAACAGTGATTTATCCTGCCCGTAATTTTAATCCTGCCATTCATCATGTGTGGCCAATACCGCCGGATGAAATTGCCGTGAGTAAAGGAGCCCTTTTTCAGAACAAAGGCTGGTAA
- a CDS encoding SusC/RagA family TonB-linked outer membrane protein — MNKKQMRYVVKAQSIKKSVLVKALLFVALFFIGLTVKAAPFDIGKRVTLKVENESIKSVFQKIEKQIDVHFMYETNQVNTNQKISLKLNNVPLEQALDKICSNLLLRYEIVSNNIVIKKSIKVSDVGQGKISISGTVFGGDDGMPLPGVGIKDKDSDATATTDFDGTFKIEINSSAAVLVFSYVGYVTQEVKVTQSDKNISVKLAADMKQLQEVVVMGYGSVKKNEVLGSVGTVSMKETSSRTYNSAAELLQGTVAGVTVINNGGDPTAEPTINIRGIGSLNAETPLIVLDGIIYSGSLNTLNPNDIASISVLKDAASAAIYGARASGGVILITSKKGVSERININVNYQGGFQNVAKKLDVLNAAEYADAMNTARDNAGMPRIPAFDPAFEPTARTTKTNWMDEIFRTGEIQDLSISVNGKTEKSNFFISGSYRKNEGILLNTYGTRYTARANSSFKLAPNFTVGENLSYSLTDGQAANTTSGYTGAILAAIFYPPNATIYREDGSGKFGGVPEKYIGSYGDVINPVAYLKRLDNRNPISTVLINPYAEWEIVSGLKFKSNWGYTRIQNNATDFAVKITEPGKIFDFNRLTKSSSTTTDLLSEQTLSYEKSLGKHNFKALAGYTYQQTKRDFYTVQGTGFDNEDPSQRYLLNAKLVQQVEAGMSEEIISSYVGRLNYDFNQKYLISGIIRRDGTSKLTSDNRWKVYPSVSAGWLISEEGFMKSIDPLVSNLKLRASWGQIGNLGNLGPYQFSVPLTQTQALIGNSPVISYGYSESELSNPNLRWESSEQSNVGLDFTMFNNALSGSVDAYIKTNKDMLVRDQLPGVSGTPLGRIVNSGNVENKGIEASLTYQKTRGEFKFDVTANAAFLSNKIVSIKDDLTSLEPLNLSRVRSLPLANIYQVGSPVGAFYGYSTDGLFQSNAEAKAYVNDKGVVYQPNAVAGDIKFKDVNGDGVINNSDRVVLGSPFPKTTFSLNTNFRYKGFDMNIFLSGTAGNKVFNAVKYTGVNASFPGYNLLADSKNAWSPTNTNTNIPVLSSTDNNNNFGRISDFYIEDASFLRLRNVSIGYTVKEQWLHGKAKLRFFISGQNLFTITNYSGMDPEVGLKNFGLDLGKYPLSRIYMTGVNATF; from the coding sequence ATGAATAAAAAGCAAATGCGGTATGTCGTAAAGGCTCAGAGCATTAAAAAATCGGTACTAGTGAAGGCACTGCTTTTCGTGGCTCTATTTTTTATCGGATTAACCGTAAAAGCGGCTCCTTTTGATATCGGTAAAAGAGTAACTTTAAAAGTAGAAAATGAAAGTATAAAGAGTGTTTTTCAGAAGATTGAAAAACAAATCGACGTGCATTTTATGTACGAAACCAATCAGGTCAATACCAATCAAAAGATTAGTTTAAAACTCAATAATGTACCTCTGGAACAGGCTTTGGATAAAATATGCAGCAATTTGTTGCTGAGATATGAAATTGTCAGCAACAATATTGTGATTAAGAAAAGCATAAAAGTTTCAGACGTCGGTCAGGGTAAAATAAGCATTTCGGGAACTGTTTTTGGCGGTGATGACGGAATGCCATTACCGGGTGTTGGAATCAAAGACAAAGATTCGGATGCAACAGCCACAACAGATTTCGACGGAACTTTTAAAATCGAAATCAATTCGTCTGCGGCAGTACTTGTTTTTTCTTATGTAGGTTATGTGACGCAGGAAGTAAAAGTGACACAATCAGATAAAAACATAAGTGTAAAATTGGCGGCTGACATGAAACAACTGCAGGAAGTTGTTGTAATGGGATACGGAAGTGTAAAAAAGAATGAAGTTTTAGGATCAGTAGGAACCGTTTCGATGAAAGAAACATCAAGCAGAACCTACAATAGTGCCGCAGAATTACTGCAAGGAACAGTGGCAGGTGTTACTGTAATTAATAATGGGGGTGATCCAACTGCGGAGCCTACAATTAATATCAGAGGTATCGGATCTTTGAACGCCGAAACACCACTGATTGTTTTGGACGGAATTATTTACAGCGGTTCTTTAAACACCTTGAACCCAAATGATATTGCTTCGATAAGCGTTTTAAAAGATGCGGCTTCTGCAGCAATTTATGGAGCAAGAGCTTCAGGAGGAGTTATTTTAATTACTTCTAAAAAAGGAGTTTCGGAACGCATTAATATTAATGTAAATTATCAGGGAGGTTTTCAAAACGTAGCTAAAAAGTTAGACGTTTTAAATGCAGCTGAATATGCAGATGCGATGAACACCGCCAGAGACAATGCAGGTATGCCGAGAATTCCGGCTTTTGACCCCGCATTTGAACCAACAGCCAGAACCACAAAGACCAATTGGATGGATGAAATTTTCCGTACCGGCGAAATTCAGGATTTGTCTATTTCGGTAAATGGTAAAACCGAGAAATCTAATTTCTTTATTTCCGGAAGTTACCGCAAAAACGAAGGAATATTGTTAAACACCTACGGAACCCGTTATACGGCGAGAGCCAATTCCTCTTTTAAACTGGCACCTAATTTTACAGTGGGTGAAAATCTGTCGTATTCCTTAACAGACGGTCAGGCAGCCAATACAACAAGTGGTTATACAGGAGCCATTTTAGCAGCGATTTTTTATCCGCCAAATGCGACTATCTATAGAGAAGACGGTTCAGGAAAGTTTGGAGGTGTTCCTGAAAAATATATTGGCTCTTATGGAGACGTAATCAATCCGGTGGCGTATTTAAAAAGATTGGACAACCGCAATCCGATTTCGACTGTTTTGATTAATCCTTATGCAGAATGGGAAATCGTATCAGGTTTAAAATTTAAATCGAACTGGGGATATACCAGAATTCAGAACAACGCAACCGATTTTGCGGTAAAAATAACAGAGCCGGGTAAAATATTTGACTTTAACCGATTAACAAAATCTTCTTCCACCACAACTGATTTATTAAGTGAGCAGACGCTTTCTTATGAAAAATCATTAGGAAAGCACAATTTTAAAGCACTTGCCGGATATACCTATCAGCAAACCAAAAGAGATTTTTATACCGTACAGGGAACAGGCTTTGATAATGAAGATCCATCACAGCGTTATTTGTTAAATGCCAAGTTAGTACAGCAGGTAGAAGCGGGAATGTCGGAAGAAATCATTTCTTCTTATGTAGGAAGGCTGAATTACGACTTTAATCAAAAGTACTTGATTTCAGGAATTATACGCCGTGACGGTACTTCAAAACTAACTTCAGACAACCGCTGGAAAGTATATCCTTCTGTTTCTGCCGGATGGTTGATTTCGGAAGAAGGATTTATGAAAAGCATAGACCCATTAGTAAGCAACTTAAAATTACGTGCAAGCTGGGGACAGATTGGAAACTTAGGAAATCTTGGACCTTACCAGTTTAGTGTGCCTTTAACGCAGACACAAGCTTTAATTGGAAACAGTCCGGTAATCTCTTACGGTTATTCTGAGAGCGAATTGTCGAATCCTAATTTAAGATGGGAAAGTTCAGAACAAAGTAACGTAGGATTGGATTTTACCATGTTTAACAATGCTTTATCAGGATCTGTAGATGCTTACATTAAAACCAATAAGGACATGTTGGTTCGCGATCAGCTTCCGGGAGTTTCAGGAACTCCGTTAGGAAGAATCGTAAATTCGGGTAATGTTGAAAATAAAGGAATTGAAGCAAGTTTGACCTATCAGAAAACACGTGGCGAATTCAAATTTGATGTAACAGCAAATGCAGCTTTCTTAAGCAATAAAATTGTTTCGATCAAAGACGATTTAACTTCCTTAGAACCTTTAAACCTTAGCCGTGTTCGTAGTTTGCCTTTGGCTAATATCTATCAGGTAGGAAGTCCTGTTGGAGCATTTTACGGGTATTCGACAGACGGATTGTTCCAAAGTAATGCCGAAGCAAAAGCCTATGTAAATGATAAAGGAGTAGTGTATCAGCCCAATGCAGTTGCCGGAGACATTAAATTTAAAGATGTAAATGGCGATGGTGTAATCAATAACAGTGACAGAGTAGTGCTTGGAAGTCCTTTTCCGAAAACCACCTTCAGTTTAAACACCAATTTCAGATACAAAGGATTTGATATGAACATCTTCCTTAGCGGAACGGCCGGAAACAAAGTTTTTAATGCCGTAAAATATACAGGTGTGAATGCTTCTTTCCCGGGTTATAATTTATTAGCCGATTCTAAAAACGCGTGGTCACCTACGAATACCAATACCAATATTCCGGTGCTTTCGTCAACAGACAACAATAATAATTTCGGAAGAATCTCTGATTTTTATATTGAAGATGCTTCTTTCCTGAGATTAAGAAATGTTTCGATTGGATATACAGTGAAAGAACAATGGCTGCACGGAAAAGCAAAACTTAGATTTTTTATCTCGGGGCAAAACCTTTTTACCATTACCAATTACTCAGGAATGGATCCGGAAGTGGGACTTAAGAATTTTGGTTTAGACTTAGGAAAATATCCATTATCCCGTATTTATATGACGGGTGTAAACGCAACTTTTTAA